The Paenibacillus sp. 481 DNA window CCGCAATTCTGTCAGTGTTAAGTCTCCTGTTCAATTGGCTGGCGGTAAAACGAGAGGTATTGTAACTATCGTGGAAAAAAGAATATAAAACAAAGAAAAAGCAGGATTATCTTTCATCCTGCTTTTCACTATTGTTATACTCCATAATTTCTGAGTATATCAAATATCCGATACCAATTAGCCCGAAAACAATAGATGAATCGTAGAGCAGTGACAAATCAGATGATTTAAAGGGTGAAAGCTTTCCTGCTCCTAAAATAGAAATACATAAATGGTAAGTTGAAAAGAGGATTGCTGCAATAAATAAAATGATACTCCCAGTTAACCGTCTTGAGTTTGCGGTTGACACGATATACACCATCCTTTCATGGCAATCGACCATTATTTACCTTATTGACAGTATATCATAAGTATTCATTATACTTACTTAGCAATTACTAAAATGTTCATTATAGTAAGAAATATTTGCAAATCCTCAATGTTGTATTATTGCTATCGTACCGTTGTTTAATTGCTCAAGTAACCGTCACAACATAAATAGGTGATAAACAAGAACAAGAGCCGTATGATTTTTCATACGGCTTTTGTTCGGAAAAGATTATCTACTGACATACACGAGGTAGACTATTTTATTGGTCTCATCAATTACTTTAACAGGGCCATCAGGAAGCGTGCGCTTCATACCATGAATTACTGTATCTCCCAGTTTGTGATGTATGGTAATAGATACCTGTCCTAGATTGTCTTCCACGGTAATACTTCTTGTCTTAATGACTAGTGCTGGTCCATTGACCGCAATAAATTTTTGCTTGTATGTATAACCTGGTCGCTCTACATTTGCGCTTACAGTTTGAGACTGCGTTTCAGTCGAAGAAGCATAAGCGGGTATCGAGAACATCAATGTTGCCATCATGCCGAGTGCGAGTGCGCGTTTGAACTTCATTAGTAAAACCTCCTTTGGATATCTAATATAGTAGATTGAATATACACAATTTACTATGTAAAGGAGAGGGAGTTTCTAATTTTAAGGTAGGATATTATGAAGTCTCAACTATGGTGTAGGGCTTTTTCGTACACTTTTTCAAATTGACAGCCTCTTTCCTAGTGGTATATTGTGGGTGATATGGTTGGGAAAAATATCATAATCTAATGCCATGCAGAGAGGAAGAACGATGTGCTATCTACCCATTTTATCGAAGACGAATTAGATCGAATTATTGAACAATATCAAATAAAAAAAGAGCTGAAAGAACATCTTCTCCGTTTCGCGGAGACTAGGCTCGAATTTCATCTGGAAGAAGAGGAAGACTATAAGCAAATGGGTAACAGCCGTATTGCTGGTTATCCAGATTTACCTCCCCACATCAAATGGCCTTGTGTATCGGATGACGAGTATTGTTCGTTTATCGCACAAATTAATTTAAGCGAGTTGCCGTACTCTCCGTGCGAAGATTTACCTAGCAAGGGTATACTTTATTTTTTTCTAGGATTAGATGAACCTGCAACGGATGTTGAACATAACCTATTTTACTATGATGGTGATTTAAGTGTATTGAAAAGAACGAAGCCTCCTAAGCGTAAAGTGGAAGTTGGTGAGGGTGATAGAGATTTTGATTCGTACAAAATATCTTTTAAACCGAAAGTTGTTATTGGGGGCGAATATTTGGATAACGAGGAGTTGTTGGACACTTTAAGGTGTGAGTATAATCAAGTCTACCAATTGTTATGTAATAGCCCTGCAACCGTCTGGGGAGAACATACGGACTTTTATGAGGATTCTTTAGAACAGGCGTACTTATGCAAAAATGGGCTTGAAGATTTACTTTATACGCACAAAGAAGAAAGTCATATCCGAGAAAAAGCAGC harbors:
- a CDS encoding DUF1963 domain-containing protein — translated: MLSTHFIEDELDRIIEQYQIKKELKEHLLRFAETRLEFHLEEEEDYKQMGNSRIAGYPDLPPHIKWPCVSDDEYCSFIAQINLSELPYSPCEDLPSKGILYFFLGLDEPATDVEHNLFYYDGDLSVLKRTKPPKRKVEVGEGDRDFDSYKISFKPKVVIGGEYLDNEELLDTLRCEYNQVYQLLCNSPATVWGEHTDFYEDSLEQAYLCKNGLEDLLYTHKEESHIREKAAQAAERGNSEDAEYLLTKLLPLVIDYQKNEELHQKGIQNWQVLFSISSLEEAGMMWWDAGYLEVLIDKNDLKNNNFDRTFVKVYSS